One stretch of Miscanthus floridulus cultivar M001 chromosome 18, ASM1932011v1, whole genome shotgun sequence DNA includes these proteins:
- the LOC136524154 gene encoding uncharacterized protein translates to MFTAWAMSHQTRVAGDVTWDPAAPREAYSDPNVYTKVQEYTSAVQQWHGPEYDVRTEPIDAEAIMRLGGGRKHGRTWIANAAIDPTTVPTLSQLRAQSTSSSQPIRSRPTPTLQRVDALEAQNNEKTAQITALTARLEAEQAAREAQEVRIAEMMQIMQALGQKTGVPVQMSAPPHQVPHAFAATPVSVKVHFSLV, encoded by the exons ATGTTCacggcgtgggctatgtcccaccagACCAGGGTGGCCGGCGACGTCACCTGGGACCCGGCTGCCCCTCGCGAGGCATACTCTGACCctaacgtgtacactaaagtccaggaGTACACGTCGGCGGTACAGCAGTGGCACGGGCCAGAGTACGACGTCCGCACCGAGCCCATTGATGCCGAGGCCATCATGAGGCTCGGTGGCGGCAGGAAGCACGGCCGGACGTGGATTGCGAACGCCGCCATCGACCCCACCACTGTTCCCACTCTGAGCCAgctccgagcacagagcacgagttccagccagcccatacgctcacggCCTACTCCGACACTGCAGCGGGTCGATGCGCTCGAG gcccagaacAACGAGAAGACGGCGCAGATCACGGCCCTCACTGCTCGGCTGGAGGCTGAGCAGGCCGCTCGGGAGGCCCAGGAGGTCAGGATTGCAGAAATGATGCAAATCATGCAAGCTCTTGGGCAGAAGACGGGTGTGCCTGTGCAGATGTCAGCTCCTCCGCATCAGGTGCCGCACGCgtttgcagctactcctgtaagcgtTAAAGTTCACTTCTCGCTTGTGTGA